In one Fusarium falciforme chromosome 5, complete sequence genomic region, the following are encoded:
- a CDS encoding CFEM domain-containing protein, giving the protein MRFLFFATLVTSALAIDSLTELMGQLPKCSIECLTNALSEQGCSLTDVQCACSNVQAIVESASPCLIIAGCALDELSKASTSVADICSGQITGTPTPAASSAPTSTTADTVETNGQPSTFGKGSMWTGALAAAAVALL; this is encoded by the exons ATGcgtttcctcttcttcgcgaCCCTCGTCACCTCCGCCCTGGCGATCGACTCCCTCACCGAGCTTATGGGCCAGCTCCCCAAGTGTTCCATCGAATGCCTTACCAACGCCCTCTCTGAGCAAGGCTGCTCCCTCACCGACGTCCAATGCGCGTGCTCCAACGTCCAGGCCATTGTTGAGAGTGCTTCACCATGCCTCATCATCGCAGGCTGTGCCCTTGATGAGCTATCCA AAGCATCAACTTCTGTTGCAGACATCTGCTCCGGCCAAATCACTGGCACCCCTACTCCAGCGGCATCATCGGCTCCAACTTCCACCACCGCCGACACCGTCGAGACGAACGGCCAGCCTTCCACCTTTGGCAAGGGATCCATGTGGACGGGAGCACTtgccgcagcagcagtggcTCTTCTGTGA
- a CDS encoding Autophagy-related protein 2 has product MAAFFQSFRSSSMPKRLLRYALSRLELLDADALDLDNLDLAWGRNTVLEFRDVGIRLKKLDKLLHLPETFRLQKAKVLLLRISIPMDFYTSPIIVDIDGVSVALQVLGTEPKSGRGTRTPDEVPVVPNTVDLAQSFLETTNRSERQELEDALAAETQDMDASVAMSDDSSDDDGLAYGTGQPLSLPAFMADFLQGIVDRMQVRIKDVGFQLDVEVPVEPNSPANEMVSFQLALDNIDVEGVTTRPSEDGESPTIVPKEGKRHVSLSNVRAYLISEANVFSALARSPSMTSPSVASSPAMTRNPPSRQATTLSLSSLHEESTASSHSIRNDEPMTSSHQTISQEEPLISSEHSIEQANSVSSLQQHSQHYSQHAGSMASSLASLQEDYSVAREPPEPEYPSNDSEDALDIPYEFSDAQDEDAEDSPATPRASMYHDFNNPLNEEPLFHSTMISADHPSHSTALENERPQWANVEREARSAPTLQHGLQPFSLQAFHSRTPEGPLSRSTSSESFGAGSTEDLAQSHMYTHEDAESMYMSAFSQASSRSAAVSPPAASHHTPPPAERLGESINPVEKPASPVAEPEVPDLAKSHASIVKPQTPPLDEPKVPAAEAKESKPFIPGAWDEDLDESHTWTTPASMKRSAHTTEDTSDSDSSEPAFSRACIAETEPEAPSTPVKHQDDVPTPKGPTRLVKEILNLKTISIYIPSQHKHLHVQPASPESVAQLSQSLGRSAYPQAPGAFSVHGAASTHPSQPASNVDDTLEVNLSPINVRFDTSLGFLLAMVVGKLLEAVQGKKPAPAGESKQGTDAKTPNVKLTLEEVKLDFLNRLGGVSDTPERYLDPSAFIFDQEVLLNLTLQNLVISTSQTQVPVVEGKAATKPASLTKIDLQKFRFGYANGDIISFDSGRPMSTSVKDTFLTSGSDIGVNILQSGDNIRTNVETLPLVFQLDLRRLDETFSWFGGLSSFLNMSASIASSPSPTPKPAPVPQQKPRGVRFDTPIDPADKSAAAANKVNIRIGGSWVELVGKDCSLTAETSAIKLVSRDEGIGMGCSMMRLSGPYLKNPTSEPAITTEVGGVRINFLMAPQDSDLEKLLELIIPSKLQFDGGNDEIMVDTLLRQRRKGSVLRASVDSVNVRIQNMAQLSVLPDLGEELAKLSTVAKYLPEDDRPGLLTLGDIERVGFSLDFGGKLGHFGAELKGLNVGHITVPSLIAIAVNGISLKRNRSEELVSTVSFVKEISPRGPVIMARMIGDDIEPLIKIKMQDLCIDYRVPTIMDILDLGDDATPQDFEASLAASVANLGDQAHNVLTRPPGSPSDKSKAANPMTLDIGFRDCLLGLNPLGHSSKLAISLTDAHLIAVLPKDVDTSATFTIKKSSILLIDDIAQFTIDAPPATQRPRASSSTSRQVTDMCARGYVEICYISSTKVIVDVKALQDDEKQLNVEVQDGLVVLETCADSTQTLIALANALKPPTPPSKEDKYRTDLIPVQNLLASISAEAFGRAEGDYDFDQDFAGAQEMAGSGSDAGYNTDSPLQVESQFYDGDQAGEKLLFDASSSSILSLSNKGKGVDGDSSVLLSRDSEDSDDLLIQEDYYDRGDSKDSKAKVWNSRRNTHDRALRELVKRCPLKASVRGVHVIWNLFDGYDWTRTRDVITKAVQEVEAKAYERQAQYNVYEQELEDEEAIGDFLFNSIYIGIPANRDPQELARAINEGLNDHLTETESIATTAFTSSTNRTVRSRQPKSKRLKLKRSKHHKITFELQGIDVDLFAYPPDSGETVNCIDLRVNNLDIFDHVPTSTWKKFATYDQDMGEREMGTSMVHLELLNIKPQPSLEASEIVLRATLLPLRLHVDQDALDFITRFFEFKDESVPVHTSKSDVPFIQRAEINAIPVKLDFKPKRVDYAGLRSGHTTEFMNFIVLEEARLTLRRAIVYGAIGFDKLGKTLNDTWMPDVKANQLPGVLAGLAPVRSIVNVGSGFKDLVEIPLREYKKDGRVVRSISKGATAFARTTGTELVKLGAKLAVGTQYALQGAEGMLSDPQQAYDGWDEDDFDEEDKRQISLYADQPTGVIAGIRGGYRSLARDVNVVRDAIIAVPGEVMESSSATDAAKAVLKRAPTILFRPAVGVSKALGQTLMGATNSIDPHNRRRIAEKYKKP; this is encoded by the exons ATGGCGGCATTCTTCCAGTCGTTCCGGAGCTCCTCCATGCCAAAGAGGTTGCTCCGGTATGCCCTATCACGGCTGGAACTCCTCGACGCCGACGCCCTCGATTTAGATAACTTGGATCTTGCCTGGGGACGGAATACGGTCCTCGAGTTTCGTGATGTCGGCATCAGACTCAAG AAGCTCGACAAGCTGCTGCACCTCCCCGAGACGTTTAGACTGCAAAAGGCAAAAGTGCTACTTCTGCGGATTAGCATTCCGATGGACTTTTATACGAGTCCTATCATAGTCGATATCGATGGCGTCAGTGTTGCTTTACAAGTCCTGGGCACAGAGCCCAAGTCAGGACGTGGAACAAGGACACCCGATGAAGTTCCCGTTGTCCCTAATACGGTCGATCTGGCGCAATCATTCCTCGAGACGACAAATAGATCAGAGCGCCAAGAACTTGAGGATGCTCTGGCTGCAGAGACGCAGGACATGGATGCTTCAGTAGCCATGAGCGACGacagcagcgacgacgacggcctgGCATATGGCACAGGCCAGCCGCTGTCTCTACCGGCCTTCATGGCCGACTTTTTGCAGGGCATCGTCGACCGCATGCAGGTCAGGATCAAGGATGTTGGCTTCCAGCTCGATGTCGAGGTCCCCGTCGAGCCGAATTCTCCTGCCAACGAGATGGTTTCTTTCCAGCTTGCCCTCGATAACATCGATGTCGAAGGAGTCACTACCCGTCCCAGCGAGGATGGCGAATCGCCCACAATCGTACCCAAGGAAGGCAAGCGACATGTCTCCTTGTCTAATGTACGGGCATACCTCATATCAGAAGCGAATGTCTTTTCCGCTCTGGCACGATCTCCCTCCATGACATCTCCCTCCGTCGCTTCCTCGCCGGCCATGACGAGAAATCCCCCATCCCGTCAGGCAACCACACTCTCACTTAGCAGTCTTCATGAGGAGTCTACAGCCTCATCTCACTCAATCCGAAATGACGAGCCGATGACTTCATCGCATCAAACCATTTCTCAGGAGGAacccttgatctcctcggaACACAGCATCGAGCAAGCAAACTCCGTGTCTTCATTACAGCAACACTCTCAACATTATTCCCAACATGCCGGTTCTATGGCCTCTTCTCTTGCAAGCCTCCAGGAGGACTACTCCGTGGCTCGCGAACCCCCAGAGCCCGAGTACCCCTCGAACGATAGCGAAGACGCATTGGATATTCCCTACGAATTCTCTGATGCTCAAGACGAAGATGCCGAAGACAGCCCAGCGACTCCACGGGCTTCGATGTATCATGACTTCAACAATCCGCTCAATGAGGAGCCTCTGTTCCATTCAACCATGATTTCCGCCGATCATCCATCCCATTCCACGGCACTTGAGAACGAGAGACCTCAGTGGGCGAACGTTGAGCGAGAGGCCAGGTCTGCCCCGACTCTACAGCACGGTTTGCAGCCATTCAGCCTGCAAGCCTTTCACTCAAGAACACCAGAGGGTCCCCTCAGCCGGTCTACTTCCAGTGAAAGCTTCGGTGCTGGATCAACCGAAGATCTCGCCCAGTCTCACATGTACACTCACGAAGATGCGGAGAGCATGTACATGAGTGCATTCTCACAAGCAAGTTCTCGGTCTGCAGCAGTATCGCCTCCGGCTGCTTCTCACCACACTCCACCCCCAGCGGAGCGGCTAGGCGAATCAATCAACCCCGTGGAGAAGCCAGCTTCGCCTGTCGCAGAACCTGAAGTACCAGATCTAGCGAAATCCCACGCCTCCATTGTGAAACCCCAGACGCCTCCTCTGGACGAGCCCAAGGTGCCTGCCGCGGAGGCAAAGGAGTCCAAGCCGTTCATCCCGGGTGCATGGGATGAGGACCTAGACGAAAGCCACACATGGACAACACCAGCCTCAATGAAGCGCTCAGCTCATACTACTGAAGACACATCAGATAGTGACTCCTCTGAGCCAGCCTTCTCCCGAGCCTGTATTGCCGAGACTGAACCTGAGGCCCCGAGCACGCCTGTCAAACACCAAGACGATGTTCCCACTCCCAAAGGACCAACACGCCTGGTTAAGGAGATTCTCAATCTCAAGACGATCTCGATATACATTCCTTCTCAACATAAGCACCTACATGTTCAGCCTGCGTCTCCCGAGTCCGTAGCTCAGCTATCACAGTCTTTGGGACGGTCAGCATACCCACAAGCGCCAGGCGCATTCTCGGTACATGGAGCTGCATCCACGCATCCGTCTCAGCCAGCGTCGAACGTAGATGACACTCTAGAAGTGAATCTTTCTCCCATCAATGTTCGTTTTGATACTTCACTGGGCTTCTTGCTTGCCATGGTTGTAGGGAAACTGCTTGAGGCAGTCCAGGGAAAGAAGCCAGCCCCAGCTGGAGAAAGCAAACAGGGAACAGATGCGAAGACGCCTAATGTGAAGCTAACCCTCGAGGAAGTCAAGCTCGACTTTCTTAATCGGCTCGGTGGAGTTTCAGACACACCCGAGCGTTACTTGGATCCGTCCGCTTTTATCTTTGATCAAGAGGTCCTACTCAACCTAACGCTTCAGAACTTGGTCATCTCCACATCTCAGACCCAGGTGCCGGTGGTTGAGGGTAAGGCCGCGACAAAACCAGCCTCTTTGACAAAGATAGATTTGCAAAAGTTCCGCTTCGGATACGCCAACGGCGATATCATATCGTTCGATAGCGGCCGGCCGATGAGCACGTCAGTTAAAGACACGTTCCTCACCAGCGGGTCTGATATTGGCGTCAACATTCTCCAGTCAGGAGACAATATCAGGACGAATGTCGAAACCTTGCCGCTTGTGTTCCAGCTCGATCTACGACGACTCGACGAAACCTTCAGCTGGTTTGGTGGCTTAAGTAGCTTCCTTAACATGAGTGCCTCGATCGCATCCAGTCCTTCACCAACGCCCAAACCAGCTCCCGTTCCGCAACAGAAACCTCGAGGTGTTCGCTTCGATACTCCTATTGACCCAGCAGACAAgtctgctgctgcagctAACAAGGTTAACATCCGAATCGGAGGCTCCTGGGTGGAGCTGGTGGGCAAGGACTGCAGTCTGACAGCAGAAACAAGTGCAATCAAGCTCGTGAGCCGGGATGAGGGTATCGGAATGGGATGCAGTATGATGCGCTTGTCCGGACCTTACTTGAAGAACCCGACATCCGAACCCGCCATAACCACCGAAGTTGGAGGCGTTAGGATCAACTTCCTCATGGCCCCCCAAGATTCCGatctcgagaagctccttgagcttaTTATTCCGTCAAAGCTCCAGTTTGACGGCGGCAATGATGAGATCATGGTCGACACTTTACTCCGCCAGCGACGAAAGGGTTCGGTTCTGAGGGCGTCAGTCGATTCAGTCAATGTTCGCATTCAAAACATGGCTCAACTCTCCGTCCTCCCGGATCTTGGAGAGGAACTTGCAAAGCTCTCGACCGTGGCAAAATACCTACCGGAAGACGATCGCCCTGGTCTGTTGACACTCGGTGATATTGAAAGGGTGGGTTTCAGTCTGGACTTTGGCGGGAAGCTGGGTCACTTTGGCGCCGAGTTGAAGGGACTGAACGTTGGTCACATCACCGTACCGTCACTTATTGCCATCGCGGTAAACGGTATCTCCCTCAAGAGAAACCGGTCAGAAGAGCTTGTCAGCACTGTGTCATTCGTCAAGGAGATTTCACCTCGAGGCCCGGTTATCATGGCAAGGATGATCGGCGACGACATCGAGCCCCTGATCAAGATAAAGATGCAGGATTTATGCATCGATTACCGAGTTCCTACCATCATGGATATCCTGgaccttggagatgatgcaaCACCCCAGGACTTTGAGGCAAGCCTCGCTGCGTCCGTGGCGAACCTAGGCGACCAAGCACACAATGTCCTTACAAGACCGCCTGGCTCTCCATCTGACAAGTCAAAGGCTGCCAATCCCATGACCCTGGATATTGGCTTCCGCGACTGTCTACTTGGACTGAACCCCCTCGGCCATTCTTCCAAGCTAGCCATCTCACTTACTGATGCTCACCTTATCGCCGTGCTACCCAAGGACGTGGACACAAGTGCCACCTTTACCATCAAAAAGTCGTCCATTTTGCTCATTGACGACATCGCCCAGTTTACAATCGACGCACCACCAGCTACCCAGAGACCCCGTGCGTCGTCATCGACATCTCGTCAGGTGACGGACATGTGTGCCCGGGGATACGTGGAGATCTGCTACATCTCATCCACCAAGGTCATTGTAGATGTCAAGGCTCTTCAGGATGacgagaagcagctcaatGTGGAGGTTCAAGATGGCCTCGTTGTCTTAGAAACGTGTGCAGACTCGACGCAAACTCTTATTGCATTGGCCAACGCTCTCAAGCCCCCAACGCCACCCAGCAAAGAGGACAAGTATCGAACAGACCTGATCCCCGTTCAGAATCTCCTCGCCTCCATATCGGCAGAGGCGTTCGGAAGGGCCGAAGGAGACTACGACTTTGATCAGGACTTTGCAGGAGCTCAAGAAATGGCAGGGAGTGGTTCCGACGCTGGGTACAACACAGACAGCCCACTGCAAGTCGAGTCCCAGTTTTACGATGGGGATCAGGCCGGTGAGAAGCTGTTGTTTGATGCCTCAAGCAGTTCTATCCTATCTCTCAGtaacaagggcaagggcgtGGATGGCGACTCGTCGGTGCTCCTGAGCAGAGACTCTGAGGACTCGGATGATCTCCTCATTCAAGAAGATTATTACGACCGCGGCGATTCCAAGGacagcaaggccaaggtatGGAACTCGAGAAGAAACACTCACGACAGAGCGCTGCGGGAGCTGGTCAAGCGATGTCCCCTGAAGGCCTCGGTGAGAGGTGTGCATGTGATCTGGAATCTCTTTGACGGCTACGATTGGACCCGTACGCGAGATGTCATCACAAAAGCAGTACAGGAGGTTGAGGCCAAGGCGTATGAGCGACAAGCCCAGTACAATGTGTATGAGCAAGagcttgaggatgaggaagcgaTCGGGGACTTTCTCTTCAACTCGATATACATTGGCATACCTGCCAATCGCGATCCTCAGGAGCTGGCTCGAGCCATCAATGAAGGTTTGAACGACCATCTGACTGAGACGGAGTCAATCGCTACCACGGCCTTCACATCGTCAACGAACCGAACTGTCCGCTCCCGTCAGCCGAAATCGAAGCGACTCAAGCTCAAGCGTAGCAAGCACCACAAGATCACTTTCGAACTGCAGGGCATCGACGTGGACTTGTTCGCGTACCCTCCTGACTCTGGCGAGACGGTTAACTGCATCGACCTCCGCGTGAACAACCTGGATATTTTTGATCATGTTCCAACATCGACATGGAAGAAGTTTGCTACATATGATCAAGACATGGGCGAGCGAGAGATGGGCACGAGCATGGTTCACCTGGAGCTGCTCAACATCAAGCCACAGCCATCTCTCGAGGCATCTGAAATTGTCCTACGAGCAACCCTTCTGCCCTTGCGACTGCACGTTGACCAAGACGCCTTGGACTTTATCACGCGATTCTTTGAGTTCAAGGACGAGAGCGTGCCCGTGCATACATCTAAGAGCGATGTGCCATTCATCCAGAGAGCCGAGATCAACGCTATTCCAGTCAAGCTTGACTTCAAGCCCAAGCGAGTCGATTACGCCGGCCTCCGGTCTGGGCACACAACTGAGTTCATGAACTTTATCGTTCTTGAAGAGGCGAGGTTGACGCTGCGACGCGCGATCGTTTATGGTGCGATTGGCTTTGATAAGCTGGGCAAGACACTCAACGACACCTGGATGCCCGATGTCAAGGCGAACCAGCTTCCTGGTGTCCTGGCTGGTCTCGCCCCTGTCCGCTCGATCGTCAATGTCGGCAGCGGCTTCAAGGATCTAGTAGAAATCCCTCTACGCGAGTACAAGAAGGATGGCCGTGTCGTTCGCAGCATCTCCAAGGGTGCTACCGCCTTTGCCCGCACAACAGGCACAGAACTGGTGAAGCTGGGTGCCAAGCTAGCTGTGGGCACCCAGTACGCCCTCCAAGGCGCCGAGGGCATGCTCTCAGATCCACAGCAGGCGTATGATGGctgggatgaggatgatttcgacgaggaggacaagagacAGATTTCGCTCTATGCGGACCAGCCCACAGGAGTCATCGCTGGCATCCGAGGCGGATATCGTTCCCTTGCTAGGGACGTCAACGTGGTTCgcgatgccatcatcgcAGTCCCGGGCGAGGTCATGGAAAGCTCGTCTGCGACGGACGCAGCAAAGGCTGTTTTGAAGCGAGCACCGACTATTCTCTTCCGACCTGCTGTTGGTGTTTCCAAGGCACTGGGTCAGACACTGATGGGAGCGACCAATTCGATTGATCCACACAACAGACGACGCATTGCCGAG AAATACAAGAAACCTTGA